Proteins co-encoded in one Capillibacterium thermochitinicola genomic window:
- a CDS encoding DUF2937 family protein encodes MHKLWKLPFRFLNGLIDRAIAVLGVVGFAQFPQFFAQYLQRLGGHLAEAQFLLLSYELTAEYFNMTLEEYIATHLQSGNEIFASSGQLIVELMNRIKALENSFLALNNAPAYSRWWVFLKEYDLEIVKETLSIFTPGIPTTTEGLIYGACGLLVAWVAYIMFKALLKILVRIITKPFSRRRRLMFPTQKQA; translated from the coding sequence ATGCATAAGCTATGGAAACTTCCGTTCCGCTTTCTCAATGGCTTAATTGACCGGGCCATCGCCGTACTGGGTGTTGTTGGGTTTGCCCAATTTCCCCAGTTTTTTGCGCAGTATCTGCAGAGATTAGGCGGCCATCTGGCCGAAGCCCAGTTCCTGCTTCTCAGCTACGAATTAACCGCCGAATACTTCAATATGACCCTGGAGGAGTACATCGCCACCCATCTCCAATCGGGCAACGAAATCTTTGCCTCTTCCGGCCAACTCATTGTCGAATTAATGAACAGAATCAAGGCCTTGGAAAACTCCTTTCTTGCCCTCAATAACGCCCCGGCATATTCCCGCTGGTGGGTTTTTCTAAAGGAATACGACCTTGAAATTGTCAAAGAAACTTTGTCCATTTTTACGCCGGGGATCCCTACCACGACTGAAGGGCTAATCTACGGGGCCTGCGGATTGCTCGTCGCGTGGGTAGCATATATTATGTTTAAAGCGTTGCTTAAAATTTTGGTAAGGATCATCACCAAACCCTTCTCGCGGCGACGAAGATTAATGTTTCCCACCCAGAAGCAGGCGTAG
- a CDS encoding PorV/PorQ family protein, with translation MRKVKTFLRSLLLLGFIIFFTEATMACVGARPLAMGGAFIGVADDINAVYWNPAGLVQLKEPEFTWTRTLNNRDTINYDDFLAVGSYNEESGMAYAVGYINITDYYLNYIDYYDYEILTYVDNKIQWLIFSLAQKITQQLSIGGNIRYMYFSLGFDDVEGFNLMTDSAEFFSFDLSVFYQADDRLAFGLLIQDINRPEFILYGEKWYYIRNVRPGFSYRITDSLLVSASIYDMLEEVPMDNRFRIGLEQKFDQLSIRAGLERGNKTFGLGAGGGNCALDYVYLGDDLGDTHMLGFTYKF, from the coding sequence ATGAGAAAAGTGAAGACATTTTTACGATCGCTCTTATTGTTAGGTTTTATAATTTTTTTTACCGAGGCCACAATGGCTTGTGTCGGGGCCCGACCGCTGGCGATGGGAGGCGCTTTTATTGGGGTCGCCGATGACATTAATGCCGTTTATTGGAACCCAGCGGGACTAGTTCAACTTAAAGAACCTGAATTCACCTGGACAAGGACTTTAAACAACCGGGATACTATCAATTACGATGATTTTCTAGCTGTTGGTTCTTATAACGAAGAGTCGGGCATGGCTTATGCGGTAGGCTATATCAATATTACCGATTACTACCTGAATTACATAGATTACTATGATTATGAGATTTTAACTTATGTAGACAATAAAATACAGTGGTTAATCTTTTCGCTGGCCCAAAAAATTACCCAACAACTGTCGATCGGGGGAAATATAAGGTATATGTACTTTAGTCTCGGGTTTGATGATGTTGAGGGTTTTAATTTGATGACAGATTCAGCCGAGTTTTTCAGCTTTGACTTAAGCGTCTTTTATCAGGCCGACGATAGATTAGCTTTCGGGTTATTGATCCAGGATATTAACCGTCCGGAATTTATACTTTATGGAGAAAAATGGTATTACATCCGCAACGTCCGCCCCGGCTTCTCTTACCGTATTACGGATTCACTGCTCGTGAGTGCTTCCATCTATGACATGCTGGAGGAAGTGCCGATGGACAACCGATTTAGGATTGGCTTGGAGCAGAAGTTTGACCAGTTATCCATCAGGGCAGGGTTGGAGAGAGGAAACAAGACTTTCGGTTTGGGGGCAGGTGGAGGGAATTGCGCTTTGGATTATGTATACCTGGGGGATGATCTAGGGGATACCCATATGTTAGGATTTACCTATAAGTTTTAA
- a CDS encoding outer membrane beta-barrel protein, with amino-acid sequence MRKVLRSLTIIVLLLVLSAGSALAGGVIKVGADVGGQVEIQGKVLGIVILEEKNDTETGISIGGEYFFDMNESLVVGVGVEYQLKRKNEGAEKGFNFVPLYVLGRYNVSPSFYFTGKVGYNLFQAEDLPEELKTKGGLFYGFGGGIIFADTLQLEILYSMNNGKIVLDEDIGVNYELIWNYSKIGVSIGYKF; translated from the coding sequence GTGCGGAAAGTACTGAGGTCTCTGACTATTATCGTGCTTTTATTGGTATTATCGGCAGGTTCGGCATTGGCCGGGGGAGTAATTAAAGTAGGCGCGGATGTTGGGGGGCAAGTGGAAATCCAGGGGAAAGTGCTGGGCATCGTTATATTAGAGGAGAAAAACGATACAGAGACGGGAATTTCCATAGGTGGGGAATACTTTTTTGATATGAATGAAAGTCTAGTGGTCGGGGTTGGAGTAGAATACCAATTAAAGCGGAAAAATGAAGGTGCGGAAAAAGGATTTAATTTTGTTCCGCTTTATGTACTAGGTAGATATAATGTTAGTCCTTCTTTCTATTTCACAGGCAAAGTTGGGTATAATTTATTCCAAGCTGAAGATCTTCCAGAGGAACTAAAGACTAAAGGCGGTTTGTTCTACGGATTTGGTGGCGGTATTATATTCGCAGATACCTTGCAATTAGAAATCCTATATTCCATGAATAATGGAAAAATTGTACTAGATGAAGATATTGGGGTTAATTATGAGTTAATCTGGAATTACTCAAAAATCGGGGTGTCTATTGGGTATAAATTCTAA
- a CDS encoding LacI family DNA-binding transcriptional regulator, with amino-acid sequence MTTIYDVAKLARVSAKTVSRVLNESHLVAEETRQRVLEAIEKLDYHPNVIAASLKRNRSNMIGFVVPYGSEFVFQDPNMMEQLRGTHDYVSAAGFELIVSVPRHKEDALQEALRLTKNRNVDGVILYPSYGIDQIIKEFQAKNLRYVTLGICFDQQKSNFVEVDQTPGSYFATQHLISLGHRRIGLLNKSASFFMYNRNDLLEGYVQALKEAGIAYIPSLVREGNFTFEDGYEQFMSLYKEHPDITAVICASDPMTYGLIRAIFDLGLNLDDIQVVAGDNLPLTQKLFPHLSSITNPSYEQGRQAGRMIVSIVNEGRGEVPGIILNTEFVARSMHSVVNR; translated from the coding sequence ATGACGACCATATACGATGTGGCGAAGTTGGCCCGGGTATCGGCGAAAACTGTCTCCCGGGTTCTTAATGAAAGCCACCTGGTGGCCGAAGAGACACGCCAACGCGTTTTAGAAGCCATCGAAAAACTGGATTACCATCCGAATGTGATTGCCGCTAGTCTAAAAAGAAACCGTTCCAACATGATCGGTTTTGTCGTCCCTTATGGTTCGGAATTTGTCTTTCAGGATCCGAACATGATGGAGCAGTTGCGGGGAACGCACGACTATGTGTCGGCGGCCGGCTTTGAACTGATTGTTTCGGTGCCGAGGCATAAAGAAGACGCCCTCCAAGAAGCGCTGCGTCTCACGAAAAACCGCAATGTGGACGGGGTGATCCTTTATCCTTCATACGGGATTGACCAGATTATCAAGGAATTTCAAGCCAAAAATTTGCGCTATGTTACGTTGGGCATCTGCTTTGACCAGCAAAAAAGTAATTTTGTCGAGGTTGATCAGACCCCGGGAAGCTACTTTGCAACCCAGCATTTAATCTCCCTTGGCCACCGGCGGATCGGGCTTTTGAACAAGTCGGCCAGCTTTTTCATGTATAACCGGAATGATCTATTGGAAGGATACGTTCAAGCCCTTAAAGAAGCGGGGATTGCTTATATCCCGAGCTTGGTCCGGGAAGGTAATTTTACCTTTGAAGATGGTTATGAACAATTTATGAGTTTGTATAAAGAACATCCGGATATCACGGCGGTTATCTGTGCAAGCGACCCCATGACTTACGGGTTGATCCGGGCGATTTTTGATTTGGGCCTTAACCTTGATGACATCCAGGTCGTGGCGGGAGATAATTTGCCATTGACCCAAAAGCTCTTCCCCCATCTTTCTTCCATTACGAACCCCTCCTACGAACAGGGGCGGCAAGCCGGGCGAATGATCGTGAGCATCGTCAATGAAGGTCGCGGGGAAGTCCCGGGAATCATCCTTAACACGGAATTTGTGGCGCGGAGCATGCACTCGGTGGTCAACAGATAG
- a CDS encoding GH36-type glycosyl hydrolase domain-containing protein: protein MRFGYFDDQKKEYVITTPQTPYPWINYLGTKDFFGLISNTGGGYCFYKDARLRRITRYRYNNIPLDTGGRYFYLKDEATIWTPTWQPVQTKLDHYECRHGLGYTKITGAKNGLTAEVLYFVPLDENCEVHRLLLRNTTAAAKQIRLFSFVEFCLWNAYDDMTNFQRNYSTGEVEVEGSVIYHKTEYRERRNHYAFYGVNHPLTGFDTDREEFLGLYHGLHNPQVVMDGEPKNSLACGWAPIASHCLDLRLLPGEERELIFVLGYVENDPATKFVQTGVINKEPAKKIMAKFAAGPAVARAFAELKDYWGQTLSGYQVESDDPRLNRMVNVWNPYQCMTTFNLSRSASYFESGIGRGIGFRDSNQDILGFVHMVPDRARQRILDLAATQFSNGGAYHQYQPLTKKGNEEIGGGFNDDPLWLLYSVLAYIKETGDYGILTEQVPYADQPSACATLHDHLRTSLRFTLNNLGPHGLPLIGRADWNDCLNLNCFSENPDESFQTCVNKDGKTAESVLIAAIFLYIAPEYVRLCEKLNLTAEARELTVAIDRMRKAVMEHGYDGEWFLRAYDDQGAKVGSKENAEGQIFIEPQGFCVMAGLGLDDGSAVRSLDAVEKYLATAHGIKLLYPAYTTYRKELGEITSYPPGVKENAGIFCHNNPWVMIAETKLKRAEKAFNYYKKITPAYREEISDVHRLEPYVYAQMIAGDDSKRHGEAKNSWLTGTAAWAYVAVTQHILGIRPDFDGLIIDPCLPPELKTVRVKRVFRGVVYEITIDNRMSGDFRLAVTGGEVSGRVVRALPGQKRVTVECRT from the coding sequence TTGCGATTCGGCTATTTTGATGACCAAAAAAAAGAATACGTAATTACTACACCGCAGACGCCCTATCCCTGGATTAATTATCTTGGGACGAAGGACTTCTTCGGCTTAATCTCCAACACCGGTGGCGGCTATTGTTTTTATAAAGATGCGAGATTAAGACGGATTACCAGATACCGTTATAATAACATCCCTCTTGATACGGGAGGGCGTTATTTCTACCTCAAAGACGAAGCAACCATTTGGACACCCACTTGGCAACCGGTGCAGACCAAGTTGGATCATTATGAGTGCCGCCATGGTCTGGGTTATACCAAGATCACCGGGGCAAAAAACGGGTTAACTGCGGAGGTCCTTTATTTCGTTCCTTTGGATGAAAACTGTGAAGTACACCGGCTGCTCCTTCGTAATACGACCGCAGCGGCGAAACAGATCCGTCTCTTCTCCTTTGTCGAGTTTTGTCTTTGGAACGCCTATGATGACATGACCAATTTTCAGCGGAATTACAGCACGGGCGAGGTCGAAGTGGAGGGCAGCGTGATCTACCATAAGACCGAATACCGGGAACGCCGTAACCACTATGCCTTTTATGGGGTTAATCATCCGTTGACCGGCTTTGATACGGACCGGGAAGAGTTTCTCGGCCTTTACCATGGTTTGCACAATCCCCAGGTGGTAATGGACGGTGAGCCCAAAAACTCGCTGGCCTGCGGGTGGGCGCCGATTGCCTCCCACTGTCTCGACCTCCGGCTTTTGCCCGGGGAAGAGAGGGAATTAATCTTTGTCCTGGGCTATGTCGAAAACGACCCGGCAACGAAGTTTGTGCAAACGGGGGTCATCAATAAAGAACCGGCCAAAAAAATAATGGCGAAATTCGCAGCCGGCCCGGCGGTGGCAAGGGCGTTTGCGGAATTAAAAGATTATTGGGGGCAAACATTAAGCGGCTATCAGGTGGAAAGTGATGATCCGAGACTAAACCGGATGGTAAACGTTTGGAACCCGTACCAATGCATGACCACCTTCAACCTATCGCGGAGTGCCTCTTATTTTGAGTCCGGGATTGGCCGCGGAATTGGTTTTCGCGACTCGAATCAGGACATTTTGGGTTTTGTGCACATGGTACCGGACCGGGCACGACAGCGTATTTTGGACCTGGCAGCTACGCAGTTCAGTAACGGCGGGGCCTACCACCAGTATCAACCGCTAACCAAAAAGGGGAATGAAGAGATCGGCGGCGGCTTTAACGATGATCCCCTCTGGTTGTTATATTCGGTTTTAGCTTACATCAAGGAAACCGGAGATTATGGAATTTTGACGGAACAGGTTCCCTATGCGGATCAACCTTCGGCCTGCGCGACGCTTCATGATCACCTCCGAACTTCCTTACGCTTTACCCTGAACAATCTGGGACCGCATGGTCTGCCCCTCATCGGGCGCGCGGATTGGAATGATTGCCTTAATTTAAATTGTTTTTCCGAAAATCCGGATGAGTCTTTCCAGACTTGTGTCAATAAAGACGGGAAAACGGCGGAGTCGGTGCTGATTGCGGCCATCTTTCTTTACATTGCGCCCGAGTATGTCCGGTTGTGTGAAAAGTTAAACTTAACGGCGGAAGCGCGGGAGTTAACTGTTGCGATTGACCGGATGCGGAAAGCGGTGATGGAACACGGCTATGACGGGGAGTGGTTTTTACGGGCCTATGATGACCAGGGAGCAAAGGTGGGCAGTAAGGAAAACGCCGAGGGGCAAATTTTCATTGAGCCCCAGGGCTTTTGCGTCATGGCGGGGTTAGGCTTGGACGACGGTTCGGCCGTCCGCAGCCTGGATGCGGTCGAAAAATACCTGGCCACAGCACATGGAATTAAACTGCTTTATCCGGCCTATACAACTTACCGGAAAGAACTGGGGGAGATCACCTCCTACCCGCCGGGGGTGAAAGAAAACGCCGGGATCTTTTGTCATAATAACCCATGGGTAATGATTGCCGAGACAAAGTTGAAGCGGGCGGAGAAAGCCTTCAATTATTATAAAAAAATCACCCCGGCATACCGTGAGGAAATCAGTGATGTTCACCGGTTGGAACCCTATGTTTACGCCCAGATGATTGCCGGCGACGATTCAAAACGACACGGCGAGGCGAAAAACTCCTGGTTGACCGGGACCGCAGCCTGGGCGTACGTGGCGGTTACCCAACATATCCTCGGCATCCGCCCGGATTTTGACGGGCTGATTATTGACCCGTGTCTCCCGCCGGAGTTGAAAACAGTTCGGGTCAAAAGAGTCTTTCGGGGTGTCGTTTACGAAATAACCATCGACAACCGGATGTCCGGCGATTTCCGGCTGGCGGTTACGGGCGGAGAAGTGAGCGGCCGGGTGGTCCGGGCTCTTCCCGGGCAAAAACGCGTAACCGTTGAATGCCGGACCTGA
- a CDS encoding extracellular solute-binding protein — MKKKVSLVLWLVFCIVFVTSMTIAGQTATITFWAMPNAPDETHIPWIEAKAREFQAKTGVRVNLEIVGWDVAWQRISTAIVTGEGVDVFQVGTTWNPQLAATGGLEEIDIREFGGKDAFMKANYESTTYKGKCYGIPWFAETRALFYNVDMFKKAGVQPPRTHDELYQVAEKIVATFGEGSAISLAGTNAWDLLHNWSIILWANGGSLLTKDNKAAIFNNEIGVKSMKWYVDLVRRGYASPACAEYDQPQADAAFINGNVAMCYMGPWNIAGIEQQNPGLNFGVVEPPAGSKGKASFSGGSNLAILKASRNKAAAKEWAKFLLQTENMVEYTKNLTHMLPATIDAYNDPYYESGVWKTFKTTLEYATAYPPLATWGDIENIVQQEFKNILAEYVNGTYDENTVKKHLNAAADRVNDVLKRER, encoded by the coding sequence GTGAAGAAAAAGGTTAGTCTTGTTTTGTGGTTGGTGTTTTGTATCGTTTTTGTGACATCGATGACAATAGCTGGGCAGACCGCAACCATTACCTTCTGGGCGATGCCCAACGCTCCGGACGAGACGCACATCCCCTGGATTGAGGCGAAGGCCAGAGAATTCCAGGCCAAAACCGGGGTTAGAGTCAACCTGGAGATTGTCGGTTGGGATGTGGCTTGGCAGCGGATTTCGACCGCGATCGTTACGGGTGAGGGTGTAGACGTCTTTCAAGTGGGAACCACTTGGAATCCGCAGTTAGCTGCGACCGGCGGACTTGAGGAGATTGACATCCGTGAATTTGGCGGTAAAGATGCCTTCATGAAAGCCAACTACGAATCGACCACCTATAAAGGCAAATGCTATGGTATTCCCTGGTTTGCAGAAACCCGCGCCTTATTTTATAATGTAGATATGTTTAAAAAGGCCGGTGTGCAGCCGCCGCGGACCCATGACGAACTCTACCAAGTAGCGGAGAAGATTGTGGCCACCTTTGGCGAGGGCAGCGCCATTTCGCTGGCCGGTACCAATGCGTGGGACCTCTTGCACAACTGGTCGATTATCCTCTGGGCGAACGGTGGTAGTCTGCTGACCAAGGATAACAAAGCGGCGATCTTCAATAACGAGATTGGCGTGAAATCGATGAAATGGTATGTGGATTTAGTCAGAAGAGGATACGCTTCGCCGGCTTGCGCCGAATACGATCAACCCCAAGCCGACGCGGCCTTTATCAATGGGAACGTGGCCATGTGCTACATGGGACCCTGGAATATTGCTGGAATTGAGCAGCAAAACCCGGGTTTGAACTTTGGCGTGGTTGAACCGCCGGCCGGTTCCAAGGGTAAAGCGTCCTTCTCCGGTGGTAGTAACTTGGCCATTCTGAAAGCGAGCCGGAATAAAGCGGCGGCGAAAGAGTGGGCCAAATTCCTGCTCCAAACCGAGAACATGGTGGAATACACGAAGAATCTGACCCATATGCTGCCGGCAACAATCGATGCCTACAATGATCCTTACTACGAGTCCGGCGTCTGGAAAACCTTTAAGACAACTTTGGAATATGCGACCGCTTATCCACCTTTGGCAACTTGGGGAGATATCGAGAACATCGTGCAACAGGAGTTCAAAAACATCCTGGCTGAATACGTGAACGGCACTTATGATGAAAACACGGTGAAGAAACATCTCAATGCGGCCGCCGACCGTGTCAACGATGTCTTGAAACGGGAAAGGTAA
- a CDS encoding carbohydrate ABC transporter permease, with protein sequence MKVEEKKGVPLRMEIQAGKRPLRKETVLRILLYAGVVLVLLFVLGPYFWMVSGSFKTTLEIQAADVMRPGLEPRWIPRTFTLENYANVNKTVRMLDYFRNSLIISFGSMFFSILISVSAAYALSRYRFRGKQVFTLGVAATQMFPGISFLIPYFILFTLVNRYLGLQLRNTYPGMILTYTTFALPFSILMLRNFLDTVPREIDEQAQIDGCSKTGALFRVIIPLSTPGIVAVGIYSFIMAWNEVLFASILTGRETKTVAVGILEYITQQQARWAGMMAACILVSLPVLILFTLMQRQIVEGLVSGATKG encoded by the coding sequence ATGAAAGTTGAGGAGAAAAAAGGGGTGCCGCTGCGGATGGAGATCCAAGCCGGGAAGCGGCCACTGAGAAAGGAAACAGTTTTAAGAATCTTGCTGTATGCGGGGGTCGTTCTTGTTCTGCTGTTTGTATTAGGCCCATATTTTTGGATGGTTTCCGGTTCGTTTAAAACCACTTTGGAGATCCAAGCGGCCGATGTAATGCGCCCAGGCCTGGAACCCCGGTGGATCCCGCGCACCTTCACCTTGGAAAACTACGCCAATGTGAACAAAACCGTTCGCATGCTTGACTATTTTCGTAACAGTCTGATTATCAGTTTTGGCAGTATGTTCTTCTCGATTTTGATCAGTGTCAGTGCCGCTTATGCTTTATCCCGCTATAGATTTAGAGGGAAACAAGTTTTTACTTTAGGGGTGGCGGCCACTCAGATGTTTCCGGGGATCTCTTTCCTGATTCCGTATTTTATCCTTTTCACCCTCGTCAACCGGTATTTAGGCCTACAACTGCGTAACACCTATCCGGGCATGATTTTAACTTATACCACGTTTGCCCTGCCTTTTAGTATTTTGATGCTCAGAAACTTTTTGGACACGGTACCCCGGGAGATCGATGAACAGGCGCAAATTGATGGTTGTTCCAAGACGGGGGCTCTTTTCCGGGTGATCATACCTTTATCGACACCGGGCATCGTGGCCGTCGGCATCTATTCCTTTATCATGGCTTGGAATGAAGTCCTTTTCGCCTCTATTTTAACGGGGCGGGAAACCAAAACGGTGGCGGTGGGAATCTTAGAGTATATTACACAACAACAAGCCCGGTGGGCAGGGATGATGGCCGCCTGTATTTTGGTGTCCTTACCAGTATTAATTCTCTTTACATTAATGCAACGCCAGATTGTGGAAGGACTGGTCAGTGGCGCGACCAAGGGCTGA
- a CDS encoding carbohydrate ABC transporter permease, which produces MPHFKAKRGVYLLVLPALICMLFVHAIPIIWGAYISLLDLNVYTLAQWTKAPFVGFENFSKIFSGQFAVGAKYLRSIYTVIIYGLVTIPAGYLIGLAVALLLNRKFVGRTYVRGLILLPYITPDSVAYNVWRFIFQARIGLVNKYLLKLGLVKEPLIWLVGDRALFAVIVASIWKGWPFACLILLAGLQGIPLELYEVAKIDGATPWQQFKHVTFPLLLPVTKTLLVLNVIWNFHAFNQFYIMLGSDPGKAHVPSTFILQEAFSNLNYGMGSAMSVVLMGIILILTVFALRIKRGAGHES; this is translated from the coding sequence ATGCCACATTTTAAAGCGAAAAGAGGCGTCTATTTACTAGTGTTACCGGCCCTCATCTGTATGTTGTTCGTCCATGCCATACCGATCATCTGGGGCGCGTACATTAGTCTTTTAGATCTTAATGTTTACACTTTAGCGCAGTGGACCAAGGCCCCTTTTGTCGGGTTTGAGAATTTTAGCAAAATATTCAGCGGCCAGTTTGCCGTGGGGGCCAAATATTTGCGCTCGATTTATACGGTGATTATCTATGGGTTGGTGACGATCCCCGCCGGATATCTGATTGGCTTAGCGGTTGCCCTGTTGTTAAACCGCAAGTTTGTTGGCCGGACGTATGTCCGTGGTTTAATTCTTTTGCCCTATATCACACCGGATTCGGTGGCTTACAACGTTTGGCGCTTTATTTTCCAAGCCCGGATTGGCTTGGTCAATAAGTATCTCTTAAAACTGGGCCTGGTTAAAGAGCCTTTGATCTGGTTGGTCGGCGACCGAGCTTTATTTGCGGTTATCGTCGCCAGCATCTGGAAAGGGTGGCCTTTTGCCTGCCTCATTCTCCTCGCCGGTTTGCAGGGGATTCCCCTTGAACTTTACGAAGTTGCCAAAATTGACGGGGCCACGCCATGGCAACAGTTTAAACATGTTACCTTCCCCTTGTTACTCCCTGTCACGAAAACATTGCTGGTCCTGAATGTGATCTGGAATTTTCACGCCTTTAACCAATTCTATATAATGCTGGGCAGCGATCCGGGTAAAGCCCATGTTCCCTCCACCTTTATTCTTCAGGAAGCCTTTAGCAATTTGAATTACGGTATGGGTTCGGCGATGTCCGTCGTTTTAATGGGGATTATTTTGATTTTGACCGTATTTGCTTTGCGGATCAAAAGGGGGGCTGGTCATGAAAGTTGA
- a CDS encoding 2-isopropylmalate synthase, with the protein MLEFNERSNTLEQRAYQYMLQDVKEPNLYRHLYNYDEVPKIPFNHRHVPMRPPKEIWITDTTFRDGQQAREPYTVEQIVHLYKLLHKLGGPKGIIRQCEFFLYSKKDKEAVERCMELGYEYPQITGWIRAVKEDFQLVKQMGIKETGILASASDYHIFNKLKLTRKQAMEKYLSIVKAALEIGIIPRVHLEDITRADFYGFVVPFAIELNKLSEESGIPIKIRACDTMGFGVNYPGVALPRSVPGIIYGLWHHAGIPSEQLEWHGHNDFYRAVANAGTAWLYGCSGVNCTLLGIGERTGNCPLEAMVFEYAALRGTLDGMDPTVITEIAEYYTKELNYKIPPMTPFVGRYFNFTRAGIHADGLLKDEEIYNIFNTEKLLNRPVVVAINQSSGAAGIAFWINQHFNLKGEKRIDKKDPRIQKIKEWVDREYAEGRNTVIGDEELEVVIKTETPDLWKELSADSNLKAE; encoded by the coding sequence ATGCTGGAATTTAACGAGCGAAGTAATACGTTGGAACAACGGGCCTACCAATATATGTTGCAGGATGTGAAAGAGCCTAATCTCTACCGGCATTTGTATAATTATGATGAAGTGCCGAAGATCCCGTTTAACCACCGCCATGTGCCGATGCGCCCTCCGAAGGAGATCTGGATTACTGATACAACCTTCCGCGATGGGCAGCAGGCGCGCGAACCTTATACGGTGGAGCAGATTGTGCACCTGTATAAGTTGTTGCACAAACTGGGCGGTCCGAAGGGCATTATTCGCCAGTGCGAATTCTTCCTCTACAGCAAGAAAGACAAAGAAGCAGTTGAACGTTGTATGGAGCTGGGCTACGAGTATCCCCAGATCACCGGTTGGATCCGGGCTGTGAAGGAAGATTTTCAGCTGGTTAAACAGATGGGGATCAAAGAAACGGGGATCCTGGCCAGTGCTTCCGACTATCACATCTTTAACAAACTAAAGTTAACGCGGAAGCAAGCCATGGAAAAGTACCTCTCTATTGTCAAAGCCGCGCTGGAGATCGGGATCATTCCCCGGGTCCACCTGGAAGACATCACCCGGGCTGACTTTTACGGTTTTGTGGTTCCCTTCGCCATTGAACTGAACAAACTCTCCGAAGAAAGCGGGATCCCGATTAAGATCCGGGCTTGTGACACGATGGGTTTTGGGGTTAATTATCCCGGCGTCGCCTTACCCCGCAGTGTTCCAGGGATCATTTACGGCTTATGGCACCATGCGGGGATTCCCAGCGAACAATTGGAGTGGCATGGTCATAACGATTTTTACCGTGCGGTGGCCAACGCCGGCACCGCTTGGCTTTACGGTTGTTCCGGGGTGAACTGCACCTTATTGGGAATTGGCGAAAGAACCGGGAATTGTCCGCTGGAGGCGATGGTTTTTGAGTATGCTGCCCTCCGTGGCACCCTGGATGGGATGGACCCGACGGTGATTACCGAGATTGCCGAGTACTACACCAAGGAATTGAATTATAAAATCCCGCCGATGACGCCGTTCGTCGGACGCTACTTCAATTTTACCCGGGCGGGGATTCATGCCGACGGTCTTTTGAAAGATGAAGAGATCTACAACATCTTTAATACGGAAAAACTCTTGAATCGCCCCGTGGTCGTGGCGATCAACCAGTCTTCCGGTGCGGCGGGCATTGCCTTCTGGATTAATCAGCATTTTAACCTCAAAGGGGAAAAACGCATTGATAAAAAGGACCCCCGCATCCAAAAGATTAAAGAATGGGTTGACCGGGAATATGCGGAAGGGCGTAACACGGTGATCGGCGATGAGGAACTGGAGGTAGTGATCAAAACCGAAACACCCGATTTGTGGAAAGAATTATCGGCTGATTCCAATCTTAAGGCAGAATAA